Within the Mycobacterium gordonae genome, the region GCGCGACCGCATCATCGACCGAATGGCGGTGTGGCCCGCCAGACATCGCTGATCACTCAGCGGTGGTGTGAGGCGAAGAACTGCCAGATGGTGTCGGTGGCGTCCAGCGCCGTGGATGGCTGCGGCAGGCCCAACCGCTCCAGGATCGGGCCGCGGACGCTGCCGGGCCACTGGTGACCGGCGTCAGCTACCGAGATCAATTCGACGTCACGTCCGTCAGCGCAGGTGGCCGTCTCGGTGGTCACCACCCCGGACGTTGTCGTCGACGGCGGTCCGCAACGGTCGATCGTCCGCCAGGCGGCCGTCACCGCCGGCACCGGTAGCCCGTCAACCCGTGGAGTTCCGTCCATCTTCAGGGCTTTTCCCGGCCCGCCGTTGTAAGGGACGCTGGCGTCGGCGGTGCCGTGGATCTGTAGTACCGAGGTGGGTCGTGCCCGCGAGCAATCGGTGACGAGGGTGCCGGCTACCGGTGCGATCGCCGCGAAGAGGTCGGTTTCGCACGCCATTCGCAGCGCCATCATGGCGCCGTTCGACATGCCGGTCGCGTA harbors:
- a CDS encoding alpha/beta hydrolase family esterase, which translates into the protein MAPRHAQARTVVVVAALVALLAGCFGGGHAVGSPENPTIPVGKSSQSIEWAGASRTFHVYRPQGLTGAAPLVVMLHGGFGSGEQAERSYNWDTEADKGRFLVAYPDGEGRAWNAGSCCGNPSQANLDDVGFISAVIAAIEHQTTVDPARVYATGMSNGAMMALRMACETDLFAAIAPVAGTLVTDCSRARPTSVLQIHGTADASVPYNGGPGKALKMDGTPRVDGLPVPAVTAAWRTIDRCGPPSTTTSGVVTTETATCADGRDVELISVADAGHQWPGSVRGPILERLGLPQPSTALDATDTIWQFFASHHR